AGAATGTCTATGTTTCATAATGTGTATCATTGCGCTGGAGGCTAAGAATTTTAAAGACAAGCTTCCGAATCAACTTTATGAGACAGTTCTGTAATCTCCTTTCTTTGTCCCGGGTGTGGTTGGCTCTTCTTTTTTGTCAGGAGAAGATCGTAACGAGACTTTTGGTCATCTTTGCTGCGATGGTCAGTGATGTTCTGGATGGATACCTGGCTAGGCGCTACAATGCTACAAGTCGTCTAGGATCTATCCTTGACCCAGCTGCTGACAAAATCTTTTTTTTAATCTGTATAGGGGTTCTTTTTTGGGAGGATTCTATAGGATTTACCCATCTCATCTTGGTTTTTTCTAGGGATATTTTTTTAGTGTTTTTTGGTTTTTATCTCTCTTGGGTTAGAGGGTGGAAGGGGTACGACTACAGGGCATTGTCTTTTGGTAAAATTTTCACAGTTATTCAATTTTTTATTTTGTTTGGAGTGACCGTCGGGATTCAGATTTCCCCTGGTTGGTTGGCTCCTTTGGTTGTTGTTGGTGCTCTTTATTTTCTAGAGAGGGTTTTGGATTATAGACGGCACTGTTTAGAGTAGCCAATTAGGAAAAAGAGAGGGCAGAGTTATCAAGAGCTTGAATTTTAGCCGCAAGTGCGGTATCCTGTTTCCCTAGATTTTATAAAAATCTTGTAATTATGCGTTGCCCTGCTGCTAGCAATTTTTATTCTAAAGTTCAAAAGAGTGCGAGATTTCTCGCATCGCAAGTTGTTTTCCCAAAGTCTTCAATGTTTATTAAATTAGGAAGGAGTGTATGTCTTCCGAGGTGAGATCCTTTTCGAAGTTCAGGGGGTACTTTTTCCCCATTCACAGAACAGAATTTTCTAAATTTTTACCATTATTCTTTTTAGCTTTTTTCGTAGGTTTTAATTACTCTTTGCTGAAGACCACCAAAGATTCTCTTGTTGTGGTAGGGTCTAGAGCGGGAGCGGAAGTTATCCCTTTCTTAAAAGTTTGGGGTATTGTTCCCGGAGCTGTTATCATCACCATAGTTTATGGGTGGATGAGTCGGCGTTTCTCTAGAAGTACGGTTTTTTGTTCCTTTGTTGGAGGGTTCTTAGGTTTCTTTGCTTTGTTTGCTGCAGTGATTTATCCTATGGGGGATTCTTTACATTTGAATGCATTGGCAGCGAAACTTCAGTCTGTCCTACCGTCTGGTGTTCGTGGTTTCATAGTTATGATCCAATACTGGAGCTACAGTCTCTACTATGTGATGTCTGAGTTATGGAGTTCTGTAGTTTTATCTACCTTATTCTGGGGGATTGCAAACCATATTACGAGCGTTCGTGAAGCCGGTCGTTTTTACGCCTTGATTAACACAGGATTGAATCTTTCTTCGATTGTTGCGGGAGAGATTTCTTTGTGGTTGGGTAAACATTCTATCATCGTCTTCCCTATGGCGGTAGATCCTTGGCATGAAGTGTTGTTGAATATCACTCTGCTTGTTATAGTTGCTGGTGCAGCAATTCTTTATCTACATCAAAGATTACATCGCTTACCGGAAGAATCTTTGATTTTAGGCGATGGTTTGGCAGGGGAAATGTCTGTAGCCCAGCTCAAAAAAGAGAAGAAACAGCCTAAGGCAAAAGCAAAAAGTCTTTTTGCTCTTCTCATTCGTTCCCGTTACTTAATGGGGATTGCCATTATTGTTCTTTCTTATAACCTAGTCATTCACCTTTTTGAGGTTGTCTGGAAGGACCAAGTTTGCCAAATCTACTCTTCTCGAGTGGAGTTCAATTCTTATATGAGTAGGATCACGACTCTAACAGGCATTGTATCTGCGTTGACTGGAGTTTTTGCTGTAGGGCAGAGCATTCGTCGTTGGGGGTGGACCGTAGGAGCAATGATAACTCCGCTAACTATGTTGATAACGGGAGGTCTTTTCTTCGGTGCGATCTATGCTGTAAAGGGCGATGCTTTAATTCTAGGAGGCTTTCTTGGAATTTCTCCTGTAGTTTTGACAGCCTGGCTGGGAGGAATGCAAAATGTTTGCTCCAGAGCGATTAAGTTTACTTATTTTGATCAAACCAAAGAGATGGCACTTATTCCTTTGGAAGATGATGAGAAAGATTATGGGAAAGCTGCCATTGATGGGGTAATTTCTCGAGTTGGTAAGTCAGGGGGATCTCTGGTTTATCAAGGGTTACTAATTATCTTTTCATCTGTAGCAGCCAGCTTAAATGCGATTACCATCGTTTTGTTGTTGGTCTTAGGGACTTGGATTTTTGTAGTTGCTTGGCTGGGCAGGGAATATACAACTAAAACCTCTGCTCTTGCTAAAGAGAAAGTTGCTAAAGAAACTGCCTTAAGAAAAGAGCAAGAAGAGGAGGTTGCATCTTCCCTCGCGGTAGAGACAGAGTCTCGCGAAGAAGTTGTGACAACTTTGTAGTCTTAACAAGGAAAAGCCTGAGATATTTTATCTCGGGCTTTCAATTTTTTTTGTTTAAAAATTCTTTTTTATAATCCCAGCATTTTAGTACCTTTTTATTTCTAATGCGAAAAGCAATTAATTGATTTATTTGGGTTTTCATGAAGAATTTTTTTCGATTTTTATTAAAAGGTTTTTTATCTGCCTGCGGTTTATTCGCAGGGGTTGTGGGGACTGCGGGCTTCATTGTTATCTTGTTTTCTTTGGTTTTGGGGGGAGGAGACTCTGTTTTTTGGACAAATCTCCCTAATTCTCAAGGAGTCGTTCAAGAATTAGGAAAAACGGCCCCAATTATTGCTGTCATAGAGATTAGCGACGCTATTGTTGCTAGTTCTGGTTCTGCTAAACGCTTGCAGTCTGCTTTACAATCACTTAGTGAGGTTCCGTATAAGGAGCGAGTCAAGGGACTTTTAATCAAAATGGATTGTCCTGGAGGAGAGGTTTTTGAAATTGATCGAATGTATGCAACGCTTGCTTTTTGGAAGCAACGTTTAGGAATCCCCATACATGTCTTCGTATCTGGTTTTTGTGCTTCCGGAGGATATTACGTTGCCTGCGTAGCGGATAAGATTGGAACAACAGCAAATGCTCTTGTTGGCTCCATTGGTGTTCGGTCTGGACCGTATTTTAATGTTAAGGAAGGACTTCAACGACAAGGGGTGGAAACAGCGATCATTACTGCTGGTGAGGATAAGGCTCCTTTAAATCCATTTTCGAGATGGACTGAAGAAGAATATGCTGAACGTCAAGCTATAGTAGATGCCTTTTATGAGTTATTTATAGATCACGTTGTACAACATCGATCAAACCTGACTAAAGAGCGATTGATACAGGTACTGGGAGCTCGTGTGTACATTGCGAAGCAGGCCTTAGAAGAAGGGCTTGTTGATGCTATCAATCAGACCCAAGAACGTGCTTTGGAAGAGCTCGCCGAGATCTGTGGGGTCAAGGAAGATTACCGTGTTATTGGGTTGAGCTCGGGACATTTTTTTAAAAGGTTTTCCAGTTGTTTGAGTAATAGCCCGCTCGTAACAGGAAAAGTTCAATTTGCCATTTCTCCTGAGCAAGCACAGAAATCTTTTTGGTACATGGGGTAAGGATCTGGAGCTGCGAATATGAAAAAACTTTTTATTTTAGATGCTTCTGGATTTGTTTTCAGGGCATATTTTGCTCTTCCAGAGATGCGGGGGCCGAATGGAGAAAGTACACAAGCAGTTTTCGGTTTTATTCGTTCTTTAGATAAATTGATAAAAGATCTTTCCCCTCAATATATGGTTGCTGTATTTGACGGGCCAAACAATAAGCAAAGCCGTCAGGAACTCTATGCGGAGTATAAAAGTAATCGGGATCGACAGTTGGAGGGCCTTCCGGAGCAACTTTGTTTAGTAAAACAATATTGTGAATTGGTTAGGATCCCTTGTTTGGAGCGAGAAGGTTTTGAAGCAGATGATGTGATTGCTAGTATCGCTAAAAAGGCTGTGAATGATGGCTTTGAGGTCTGTATTTGCACAGCAGATAAAGATTTATTGCAATTAGTGGATAACAACGTTTCCGTATTCAATCCCTGGAAAGAGCAAGAAATCCGATACAACGAGGTGGTTGCACAATTTGGAGTTACTCCTGGGCAGATAGCTGATTACCTCGCTTTAGTTGGAGATTCCTCTGATAATATTCCTGGAGTTGCTGGTTGTGGTCCCAAAAAGGCTCAAGCTTTTCTCAAAGAGTTTCGTTCGGTAGAAGATTTACTTGCTAATACACAGCGATTATCTGACAAAAATAGACAGATGATAGAAGGTCATCGAGAAACACTTCTCTTGAGTAAACGTCTGGCGAATCTACATGCAGATCTTAATCTTCCTCTGAAAACAGAGGAATTAGCATTTTCTTCGCAAGCTACAGATGTAATCCAGCTGAATATGTTCTGTATGCAACATGGCTTCAAGGCATTAATTAAACCTACAGAAATTGCTTTGAACCCCATTTCTGTGCAAATTGTGAAAGACTTTGAAGATGTGCGGGCCATATTGGAAACTTTAAAGGGTAAAGAAGTTGGGTATTGTGCTGCGTATACTGGAGAGCATCTTCCTTCGTTACAGTTGCATGGAGTTGCTTTATCTAGTAGAGATCAGGTGGTGTATATTGAGGTTTCTGGGGATCAAGAAATTCCTTTGTTGAAAGCTTTTTTTGCAGATCCTACTACTAGATTTTTTGGATATCGAGTTAAGCGTGATAATCACGCATTAAAAAATTATGGAATCGATGTTCATGTAACAGCTGATTTAGTTTTAGCAGAGCATTTGGTTAGCGGTGGAGCGAAAATATCGTTTCAGACCGTTTTAATTGAATCTGGACGCGTACAAGAAGCTATGTTTTTTGCGAAGGAATGGGCGACCAGTTCCTTACCAGTACAAAGTCTTCCAAAAAACCCTGCCCAATACTTTGGGATGTTTGCTTCACAATTACTCACTGTTAAGAATTATTTATTTGAGAAGTTAGAAGAAAAAGCGTTAAAAGATATTTTCGAAACTATAGAGCAGCCATTAGAATCTGTTTTATTTTCCATGGAATGTGCTGGGATGCCTTTGGATAGTCGAGGACTGTCTACTTTAGACAGGGATCTTTCTAAAGAGCTCGAGGCGTATACCCAAGAGATTTATAATTTGGCGGGATGCGAATTTAATATCAAATCCCCTAAGCAGTTAGCAGATATTTTGTATAATCGTTTAGGAATAGAGCCTGTGGACAATGTAAAGTCTACTAAGGCTGAAGTATTGGAGGCTTTGGAAAACAAACATGAGATTATT
This genomic window from Chlamydia sp. contains:
- the polA gene encoding DNA polymerase I, translated to MKKLFILDASGFVFRAYFALPEMRGPNGESTQAVFGFIRSLDKLIKDLSPQYMVAVFDGPNNKQSRQELYAEYKSNRDRQLEGLPEQLCLVKQYCELVRIPCLEREGFEADDVIASIAKKAVNDGFEVCICTADKDLLQLVDNNVSVFNPWKEQEIRYNEVVAQFGVTPGQIADYLALVGDSSDNIPGVAGCGPKKAQAFLKEFRSVEDLLANTQRLSDKNRQMIEGHRETLLLSKRLANLHADLNLPLKTEELAFSSQATDVIQLNMFCMQHGFKALIKPTEIALNPISVQIVKDFEDVRAILETLKGKEVGYCAAYTGEHLPSLQLHGVALSSRDQVVYIEVSGDQEIPLLKAFFADPTTRFFGYRVKRDNHALKNYGIDVHVTADLVLAEHLVSGGAKISFQTVLIESGRVQEAMFFAKEWATSSLPVQSLPKNPAQYFGMFASQLLTVKNYLFEKLEEKALKDIFETIEQPLESVLFSMECAGMPLDSRGLSTLDRDLSKELEAYTQEIYNLAGCEFNIKSPKQLADILYNRLGIEPVDNVKSTKAEVLEALENKHEIITKILAFRATEKMLSTYVRALPKQIDSRTQRIHSTFNQVGTVTGRLACQDPNLQNIPIRSERGRSLREAFRVEKDNDYFVSADYSQIELRFLTHLSQDETLKQAFDSGEDIHTFTASQVFNVPLEQVTKKQRHQAKAVNFGLVYGQQAYGLSKILKISVSEAQGLIDAYFARYPRAAEFITQTIAQASKDQKVTTMLGRERILSDWESSPGSRATLGRLAVNTRIQGSAAELIKLAMLDISKEIASRRLKSRLLLQIHDELLFEVPEEELEEAKILIQEKMESAMKLSVPLVVNVLIGKNWAEC
- a CDS encoding S49 family peptidase, encoding MKNFFRFLLKGFLSACGLFAGVVGTAGFIVILFSLVLGGGDSVFWTNLPNSQGVVQELGKTAPIIAVIEISDAIVASSGSAKRLQSALQSLSEVPYKERVKGLLIKMDCPGGEVFEIDRMYATLAFWKQRLGIPIHVFVSGFCASGGYYVACVADKIGTTANALVGSIGVRSGPYFNVKEGLQRQGVETAIITAGEDKAPLNPFSRWTEEEYAERQAIVDAFYELFIDHVVQHRSNLTKERLIQVLGARVYIAKQALEEGLVDAINQTQERALEELAEICGVKEDYRVIGLSSGHFFKRFSSCLSNSPLVTGKVQFAISPEQAQKSFWYMG
- the npt2 gene encoding NTP/H+ exchange transporter Npt2 — encoded protein: MSSEVRSFSKFRGYFFPIHRTEFSKFLPLFFLAFFVGFNYSLLKTTKDSLVVVGSRAGAEVIPFLKVWGIVPGAVIITIVYGWMSRRFSRSTVFCSFVGGFLGFFALFAAVIYPMGDSLHLNALAAKLQSVLPSGVRGFIVMIQYWSYSLYYVMSELWSSVVLSTLFWGIANHITSVREAGRFYALINTGLNLSSIVAGEISLWLGKHSIIVFPMAVDPWHEVLLNITLLVIVAGAAILYLHQRLHRLPEESLILGDGLAGEMSVAQLKKEKKQPKAKAKSLFALLIRSRYLMGIAIIVLSYNLVIHLFEVVWKDQVCQIYSSRVEFNSYMSRITTLTGIVSALTGVFAVGQSIRRWGWTVGAMITPLTMLITGGLFFGAIYAVKGDALILGGFLGISPVVLTAWLGGMQNVCSRAIKFTYFDQTKEMALIPLEDDEKDYGKAAIDGVISRVGKSGGSLVYQGLLIIFSSVAASLNAITIVLLLVLGTWIFVVAWLGREYTTKTSALAKEKVAKETALRKEQEEEVASSLAVETESREEVVTTL
- a CDS encoding CDP-alcohol phosphatidyltransferase family protein encodes the protein MRQFCNLLSLSRVWLALLFCQEKIVTRLLVIFAAMVSDVLDGYLARRYNATSRLGSILDPAADKIFFLICIGVLFWEDSIGFTHLILVFSRDIFLVFFGFYLSWVRGWKGYDYRALSFGKIFTVIQFFILFGVTVGIQISPGWLAPLVVVGALYFLERVLDYRRHCLE